In a single window of the Globicephala melas chromosome 10, mGloMel1.2, whole genome shotgun sequence genome:
- the APOBEC1 gene encoding C->U-editing enzyme APOBEC-1, with the protein MASDRGPSAGDATLRRRIEPWEFEVSFDPQELCKETRLLYEIKWGKSQRIWRHSGKNTTKHVERNFIEQITSERRFHRSVSCCIIWFLSWSPCWECSKAIQEFLNQHPRVTLLIYVARLFQHMDPRNRQGLRDLTHSGVTIQMMGPTEYDYCWRHFVNYPPGKEAHWPRYRPLFMKLYALELHCIILGLPPCLNISRCQNQPTSFRLIPQNCHYQMIPPHILLHTGLIQLPLTWR; encoded by the exons gAGAAGAATTGAACCCTGGGAATTTGAAGTCTCCTTTGACCCCCAAGAACTCTGTAAAGAGACCCGTCTGCTCTATGAAATCAAGTGGGGCAAGAGCCAGCGCATCTGGCGACACTCGGGCAAAAACACCACCAAGCACGTTGAACGCAATTTTATAGAACAAATTACTTCAGAAAGACGTTTTCACCGATCCGTCAGTTGCTGCATCATCTGGTTCTTGTCCTGGAGTCCCTGCTGGGAATGCTCCAAGGCTATTCAGGAATTTTTGAATCAGCATCCTAGAGTGACCCTGCTTATTTACGTAGCACGGCTTTTCCAGCACATGGATCCGCGAAACCGGCAAGGACTCAGAGACCTGACTCACAGTGGTGTGACTATCCAGATGATGGGACCCACAG AGTATGATTACTGCTGGAGGCATTTTGTCAACTACCCACCTGGGAAAGAAGCTCACTGGCCAAGATACCGCCCTCTGTTTATGAAGCTGTATGCACTGGAACTCCACTGCATAATTCTA ggTCTCCCTCCCTGTTTAAATATTTCAAGATGTCAGAATCAGCCGACCTCGTTCAGACTTATTCCTCAAAATTGCCATTACCAAATGATTCCACCCCATATCCTTTTACATACGGGGTTGATACAACTTCCTTTGACTTGGAGATGA